One Streptosporangium sp. NBC_01495 DNA window includes the following coding sequences:
- a CDS encoding esterase-like activity of phytase family protein, which yields MRRRMTITIGAAVLALAVSAPAVADPGQPGSGLPSADNAGTQQTDSQRTGSGHPGSGHPGSDHSGFGRATLTGFASLPALTFVPGSEPSGSKLGTTPVNGVTPPFAGQPVQGFSGIVRRHDGTFDVLSDNGFGAKDNSADFLLRVHRVKPDFRREKVTVLGGFNLSDPDRRVTWPLTRPDRKLTGADFDVESIVRTVDGTYWIGDEFGPFLLHFSSSGKLLEAPVPLPGVKAPENPSLNGEQPNLGRSKGFEGMARSVDGRTLYPLLEGTVTGDAAGTLRMNEFDLRRRSYTGRRWTYRLESPDNAIGDMIAVDRHRFLVIERDNLQGDAAKTKRIYMVDTRHADLRKTLVADLLDLANPRGLGGFGETFRFPFQTIEDVVILDDRTLGVLDDNNFPSSAGRTPGKPDNNEFITVRLSRPLQADIRVYR from the coding sequence ATGAGACGACGTATGACGATCACCATCGGCGCGGCCGTGCTGGCGCTGGCGGTGTCCGCACCGGCGGTGGCCGACCCCGGGCAGCCCGGTTCCGGCCTTCCCTCCGCCGACAACGCGGGGACCCAGCAGACGGATTCGCAGCGGACGGGATCCGGTCACCCCGGGTCCGGTCACCCAGGTTCCGATCACTCCGGATTCGGGCGCGCCACGCTGACCGGGTTCGCATCCCTGCCCGCGCTGACCTTCGTCCCCGGCAGCGAGCCGTCGGGATCCAAGCTCGGCACGACTCCCGTCAACGGGGTGACCCCGCCGTTCGCCGGGCAGCCGGTGCAGGGCTTCAGCGGCATCGTGCGGCGGCACGACGGCACCTTCGACGTACTGTCCGACAACGGCTTCGGCGCCAAGGACAACAGCGCCGACTTCCTGCTGCGGGTGCACCGGGTGAAGCCCGACTTCCGTCGCGAGAAGGTGACGGTGCTGGGCGGATTCAACCTGAGTGACCCCGACAGGCGTGTCACCTGGCCGCTGACCCGGCCGGACCGCAAGCTGACCGGCGCCGACTTCGACGTGGAGTCGATCGTACGGACCGTCGACGGCACCTACTGGATCGGGGACGAGTTCGGCCCGTTCCTGCTGCACTTCTCCTCCTCGGGCAAGCTGCTCGAGGCTCCGGTCCCGCTGCCCGGCGTGAAGGCCCCGGAGAACCCCTCCCTCAACGGCGAGCAGCCGAACCTGGGGCGGAGCAAGGGCTTCGAGGGCATGGCGCGCTCGGTCGACGGCCGCACGCTGTACCCGCTACTCGAAGGCACCGTGACCGGCGACGCCGCCGGGACGCTGCGGATGAACGAGTTCGACCTGCGCAGGCGGTCCTACACCGGCAGGCGCTGGACCTACCGGCTGGAGAGCCCCGACAACGCGATCGGCGACATGATCGCGGTCGACCGGCACCGGTTCCTCGTCATCGAGCGCGACAACCTCCAGGGGGACGCGGCCAAGACCAAGCGCATCTACATGGTGGACACCCGCCACGCGGACCTGCGCAAGACCCTGGTCGCCGACCTGCTCGACCTGGCCAACCCGCGCGGCCTGGGCGGGTTCGGGGAGACCTTCCGCTTCCCGTTCCAGACCATCGAGGACGTCGTGATCCTCGACGACCGGACCCTGGGGGTGCTGGACGACAACAACTTCCCGTCCTCCGCCGGCCGCACCCCGGGCAAGCCCGACAACAACGAGTTCATCACCGTGCGCCTGTCGCGTCCGCTCCAGGCCGACATCCGCGTCTACCGGTAG